A section of the Candidatus Deferrimicrobium sp. genome encodes:
- a CDS encoding BCAM0308 family protein: protein MLTTRFEPASRKNVDRTRDPYISRKGSLEVGICPDCHAISRKKRWYMDEAEYVSLARTGAVLRRCPACRKIADGFPSGVVTLLGAFLRTHRDEILTIVRNEERRARDTNPLERIMAIREGDGSVEILTTDEKLAQRIGREIRKAYQGTVSYKWSEDANFVRVNWSRGT from the coding sequence ATGTTGACGACCCGGTTCGAACCCGCGAGCCGCAAGAACGTCGACCGCACGAGAGATCCTTACATCTCCCGGAAAGGCTCTCTCGAAGTGGGGATCTGCCCGGATTGCCACGCCATCAGCCGGAAGAAACGGTGGTACATGGACGAGGCGGAGTACGTCTCTCTCGCGCGGACCGGCGCGGTTCTCCGCCGGTGCCCGGCGTGCCGGAAGATCGCGGATGGATTTCCTTCCGGCGTGGTGACCCTGCTTGGAGCGTTCCTGCGGACCCATCGCGACGAGATCCTCACGATCGTCCGCAACGAGGAACGTCGGGCCCGCGACACCAATCCCCTCGAACGGATCATGGCAATCCGGGAGGGGGACGGGAGCGTGGAGATTCTGACGACGGACGAGAAACTGGCCCAGCGCATCGGGCGGGAGATCCGGAAGGCGTACCAGGGGACCGTGTCCTACAAATGGTCGGAGGACGCCAATTTCGTCCGGGTAAACTGGTCGCGCGGCACATGA